In the Colwellia sp. 20A7 genome, one interval contains:
- a CDS encoding cobyric acid synthase: MKTLMIQGTTSDAGKSTVVAGLCRVFVNRGFSVAPFKPQNMALNSAVTEDGGEIGRAQALQAIAANIAPRVDFNPILLKPNSDTGAQVIVHGKALSNMEATSYHDYKKVAMNAVVESHYRLAQEFDVLMVEGAGSPAEINLREHDIANMGYAEKVDCPVILVADIDRGGVFAHLVGTLALLSASEQARVKGFIINRFRGDIKLLESGLTWLEERTGKPVLGVLPYLHDLALDAEDAIALDNKVTQSKISIAVPLLPHISNHTDFDPLRLNPEIDLRYVKMGERIDNCDLVILPGSKNVISDLAFLKAQGWQEDINRHLRYGGKVLGICGGFQMLGNKILDPLAIESTAEENGERAISGLGLADFTTTLTAEKTLTQVSGTFTLAGASCEVLGYEIHCGHSQGEALKKPLISDLSVGALSTDGFISTDNQIVATYLHGIFDHGAVTSAILQWVKQDHGVQSVIDINQHRETQLERLAGICEQYLHMDDIEQILKAGVTTGNTL, encoded by the coding sequence ATGAAAACTTTAATGATACAAGGCACTACTTCTGATGCGGGAAAAAGTACGGTAGTGGCAGGGCTTTGTCGTGTTTTTGTTAATAGAGGTTTTAGTGTTGCGCCTTTTAAACCTCAAAATATGGCGCTAAATAGTGCTGTAACAGAAGATGGCGGCGAAATTGGACGAGCACAAGCATTACAAGCTATTGCTGCTAATATTGCACCGCGTGTTGATTTTAACCCTATTTTATTAAAGCCAAATAGTGATACTGGTGCGCAAGTTATTGTACACGGTAAGGCGCTTTCAAATATGGAAGCGACCAGTTATCACGATTATAAAAAAGTGGCGATGAATGCAGTGGTTGAATCACATTACCGGCTTGCACAAGAGTTTGATGTGTTAATGGTGGAAGGTGCAGGTAGTCCGGCTGAAATTAATTTACGTGAACATGATATTGCCAATATGGGCTACGCTGAAAAAGTAGATTGTCCTGTTATTTTGGTCGCTGATATTGATCGTGGTGGTGTTTTTGCTCATTTAGTAGGGACGCTAGCGTTATTGTCAGCGTCAGAACAAGCACGGGTAAAAGGCTTTATTATTAATCGTTTTCGCGGTGATATTAAGTTACTAGAATCAGGTTTAACTTGGCTTGAAGAACGTACTGGTAAGCCTGTTTTAGGTGTTTTACCTTATTTGCATGATTTAGCGCTTGATGCTGAAGATGCTATTGCTCTTGATAATAAAGTGACTCAAAGTAAAATTTCTATTGCGGTACCTCTATTGCCACATATTAGTAATCATACTGATTTTGACCCATTAAGGTTAAACCCTGAAATAGATTTACGTTATGTCAAAATGGGTGAACGGATAGACAATTGCGATTTAGTTATTTTACCGGGCAGTAAAAATGTGATTTCAGACTTAGCCTTTTTAAAAGCTCAAGGCTGGCAAGAGGATATTAATCGTCATTTAAGATATGGCGGTAAAGTGCTCGGTATTTGTGGTGGATTTCAAATGCTAGGTAATAAAATATTGGATCCACTTGCGATTGAATCAACAGCTGAAGAAAATGGCGAAAGAGCTATTTCAGGCTTAGGATTAGCTGACTTTACCACGACGCTAACCGCAGAAAAAACCTTAACACAGGTTTCTGGCACATTCACCCTAGCTGGCGCTTCTTGTGAGGTTTTGGGCTATGAAATTCATTGTGGTCATTCACAAGGTGAAGCACTTAAAAAACCTTTAATAAGTGATTTGTCTGTAGGTGCGCTAAGTACAGATGGCTTTATCTCAACAGATAATCAAATTGTAGCAACCTATTTACATGGCATTTTTGATCACGGAGCAGTAACCAGCGCGATATTGCAGTGGGTTAAACAAGATCATGGCGTACAGTCTGTTATTGATATTAATCAACATAGAGAAACTCAATTAGAACGTTTAGCTGGGATATGCGAGCAATACTTGCATATGGACGATATTGAACAAATTTTAAAAGCGGGTGTTACCACTGGCAACACCCTATAA
- a CDS encoding adenosylcobinamide-GDP ribazoletransferase translates to MTQNLQQKIKPQLTLLLLAVSFFTRIPVRLPAEISAEQLNQSSRYFAVVGLMVGILCSLIYAASVEYLPKEIAVLIAMAASLLVTGAFHEDGWADVWDGFGGGWSIEQKLNIMKDSRLGTYGAAALFIILFLKYQSLMAFASPLIALILANTLSRVVATSLIYDMSYVSLDATSKVKPLAQHLSNTSLMALFATGLIVSLWFLPLGECILLFVILFIFRALLAFWFNKQLSGYTGDCLGAAQQSSEIVIYLTLLVFGYGDVMLSTSSGVIS, encoded by the coding sequence ATGACTCAAAATTTACAACAGAAAATAAAACCTCAATTAACACTATTGTTATTGGCCGTTAGTTTTTTCACGCGCATACCTGTTCGATTACCTGCTGAAATTAGTGCAGAGCAACTTAATCAATCTAGTCGCTACTTTGCTGTAGTTGGTCTTATGGTTGGTATCCTTTGTTCTTTAATTTATGCTGCTTCCGTGGAATATTTACCAAAAGAAATTGCTGTGCTTATTGCTATGGCTGCTAGTTTATTAGTAACCGGCGCTTTTCATGAAGATGGCTGGGCAGATGTTTGGGATGGCTTTGGTGGTGGTTGGAGCATTGAGCAAAAACTGAATATTATGAAAGATAGTCGCTTAGGAACTTATGGTGCAGCAGCGTTATTTATTATTTTATTTCTAAAATATCAAAGTTTAATGGCGTTTGCATCGCCTCTTATTGCGCTCATTTTAGCAAACACCTTGAGTCGTGTAGTTGCCACCAGTTTAATTTACGATATGTCTTATGTCTCCCTTGATGCTACCTCAAAAGTCAAACCGCTAGCTCAGCATTTATCGAACACAAGTTTAATGGCGTTGTTTGCCACTGGATTGATAGTGAGTTTATGGTTTCTTCCTTTGGGTGAATGTATTTTATTGTTCGTTATTTTATTTATTTTTAGAGCTTTATTAGCATTTTGGTTTAATAAGCAACTTAGTGGTTATACCGGTGATTGTTTAGGCGCAGCTCAGCAAAGTAGCGAAATTGTTATTTATTTAACGTTATTGGTGTTTGGCTATGGTGATGTCATGTTAAGTACAAGTTCAGGAGTTATTAGTTAA
- a CDS encoding F0F1 ATP synthase subunit epsilon, whose protein sequence is MALLTVNLDVVSAQESLFSGNIKSLQITGSEGELGILPGHAPLLTSLKPGMALITKKDGSEEVIYLSGGMLEVQPNHVTVLADVATRAGDLDEQAAIEAKKRAEENMNASGIDVDYAAVAAELARAVAQLRVIQVTNKRS, encoded by the coding sequence ATGGCATTATTAACTGTTAATCTGGATGTAGTAAGCGCTCAGGAAAGTTTATTTTCTGGCAATATTAAATCATTACAGATCACAGGTAGTGAAGGTGAGTTGGGTATTTTACCTGGTCACGCACCTTTACTGACCTCACTAAAACCTGGAATGGCACTTATCACTAAAAAAGATGGTAGCGAAGAAGTTATTTATCTTTCAGGTGGTATGTTAGAAGTTCAACCAAATCATGTTACTGTGCTTGCTGATGTAGCAACACGTGCTGGTGATTTAGATGAACAAGCTGCTATAGAAGCTAAAAAGCGTGCAGAAGAAAATATGAATGCCAGTGGTATTGATGTTGATTATGCTGCAGTAGCTGCTGAATTAGCACGCGCAGTAGCGCAACTACGTGTTATTCAGGTGACTAATAAAAGAAGTTAA
- the atpD gene encoding F0F1 ATP synthase subunit beta has protein sequence MSTGKVVQIIGAVVDVEFPQDAVPQVYHAVKVTEGDLAGLVLEVQQQLGGGVVRTIAMGSSDGLRRGLNVENTGNGIQVPVGVETLGRIMNVLGEPIDEAGPIGEKDRWAIHREAPAYAEQAMSNELLETGIKVIDLVCPFAKGGKVGLFGGAGVGKTVNMMELIRNIAIEHSGYSVFAGVGERTREGNDFYHEMNDSNVLDKVSLVYGQMNEPPGNRLRVAFTGLTMAEKFRDEGRDVLFFVDNIYRYTLAGTEVSALLGRMPSAVGYQPTLAEEMGVLQERITSTNKGSITSIQAVYVPADDLTDPSPATTFAHLDATVVLSRSIAELGIYPAIDPLDSSSRQLDPLVVGAEHYEVARGVQTVLQRYKELKDIIAILGMDELSEEDKQTVYRARKIQRFLSQPFFVAEVFTGSPGKYVSLKDTIAGFKGILAGEYDDMPEQAFYMVGSIDEAIEKANKM, from the coding sequence ATGAGTACAGGTAAAGTCGTCCAAATAATTGGCGCAGTTGTGGATGTTGAATTTCCACAAGATGCCGTACCTCAGGTATATCACGCAGTAAAAGTAACCGAAGGTGACCTTGCAGGTTTAGTACTTGAAGTTCAACAGCAGCTTGGTGGCGGTGTTGTACGTACTATTGCAATGGGTAGCTCAGACGGTTTGCGTCGTGGCCTGAATGTAGAAAACACAGGTAATGGTATCCAAGTACCTGTTGGTGTTGAGACTTTAGGTCGCATCATGAACGTATTAGGTGAGCCTATTGATGAAGCTGGTCCAATCGGCGAGAAAGACCGTTGGGCTATTCATCGCGAAGCACCTGCTTACGCAGAACAAGCCATGTCTAACGAATTGTTAGAAACAGGTATCAAAGTAATCGATTTAGTTTGTCCATTCGCTAAGGGTGGTAAAGTTGGTCTTTTCGGTGGTGCTGGTGTTGGTAAAACAGTAAACATGATGGAGCTTATCCGTAACATCGCAATCGAACACAGTGGTTACTCAGTATTTGCTGGTGTTGGTGAGCGTACACGTGAAGGTAACGATTTCTATCACGAAATGAACGATTCTAACGTACTAGATAAAGTATCGTTAGTTTACGGTCAAATGAACGAGCCTCCAGGAAACCGTTTACGTGTTGCCTTTACTGGTTTGACTATGGCAGAAAAATTCCGTGACGAAGGTCGTGACGTATTATTCTTCGTAGATAACATTTACCGTTATACTCTTGCGGGTACTGAAGTATCAGCTCTACTTGGTCGTATGCCATCAGCGGTTGGTTACCAACCAACACTAGCTGAAGAAATGGGTGTATTACAAGAGCGTATTACTTCTACAAATAAAGGTTCTATTACTTCAATTCAAGCGGTATACGTACCTGCGGATGATTTAACGGATCCAAGCCCTGCAACTACCTTTGCTCATTTAGATGCAACTGTAGTACTTTCACGTTCTATTGCTGAATTGGGTATATACCCAGCGATTGACCCATTAGATTCATCTTCACGTCAGTTAGACCCATTAGTGGTTGGTGCTGAGCATTATGAAGTTGCTCGTGGTGTTCAAACAGTATTACAACGTTATAAAGAGCTTAAAGATATCATCGCTATTTTAGGTATGGATGAGTTATCTGAAGAAGATAAGCAAACAGTGTATCGTGCACGTAAGATTCAACGTTTCTTATCTCAACCGTTCTTCGTTGCTGAAGTATTTACAGGTTCTCCAGGTAAATATGTATCATTAAAAGACACTATTGCTGGATTCAAAGGAATTTTAGCTGGTGAATACGATGATATGCCTGAGCAAGCGTTCTACATGGTTGGTTCTATTGACGAAGCCATAGAGAAAGCTAATAAGATGTAA
- a CDS encoding histidine phosphatase family protein → MLNKISNQLLPTESTLYLLRHGEIDTPGILAGKTDVALSALGRNQLLLATSSLKSIDRCISSPLVRCCQYANLFCQQQNLSLEIENKLQEMDFGDWDGRTYQSLWKIDDRSTTSAIGDFWQNPWQNQPPNGESMTSFTGRIDHWWKSFCDENESKNTLVFTHAGVIKHLLARVLNLPIPGTSHMDSIEVPYACLIKISLYRDESGKVWSKLVL, encoded by the coding sequence GTGCTAAATAAAATATCAAATCAGTTACTTCCTACAGAAAGTACACTTTATTTATTACGTCACGGTGAAATTGATACGCCGGGTATTCTGGCAGGAAAAACGGATGTGGCATTATCTGCGCTTGGCCGTAATCAATTATTACTTGCTACAAGTTCACTAAAGTCTATCGACCGTTGTATTAGCTCTCCCTTAGTACGTTGTTGCCAATATGCTAACTTATTCTGTCAGCAACAAAACTTATCATTAGAAATTGAAAATAAATTACAAGAAATGGACTTTGGTGATTGGGATGGTAGAACTTATCAGTCATTATGGAAAATAGATGATCGGTCAACAACTAGTGCAATAGGTGATTTTTGGCAAAACCCTTGGCAGAATCAACCGCCAAATGGTGAATCTATGACAAGTTTTACAGGTCGTATTGATCATTGGTGGAAAAGCTTTTGTGATGAAAATGAATCGAAAAATACACTCGTTTTTACACATGCAGGTGTGATCAAGCATTTACTTGCCAGAGTTTTAAATTTACCTATTCCAGGAACCTCGCATATGGACTCAATTGAGGTACCTTATGCTTGCTTGATAAAAATATCTTTATATCGAGATGAGAGTGGAAAGGTTTGGTCAAAACTCGTGTTATAA
- the cobU gene encoding bifunctional adenosylcobinamide kinase/adenosylcobinamide-phosphate guanylyltransferase: MSVHLILGGARSGKSSFAEKQAKLLESNTQSQVYYLATAQPLDGEMLARIKQHQQQRPAHWLLIESSIELAKAIEQLVKKHNSEHKHGITILVDCLTLWLTNCLCSSEKDCFQQEKQALLKTLSHYAQSSEVHLLLVSNEVGHGIVPIGELSRNFVDQAGWLHQEIAVIAERVDFIMAGIPLSLKPKEHK, translated from the coding sequence ATGTCTGTTCATTTGATTTTAGGCGGTGCTCGCTCTGGTAAAAGTTCATTTGCCGAAAAGCAAGCTAAGCTCCTTGAAAGTAACACTCAGTCACAGGTTTATTATCTAGCAACAGCTCAGCCGTTAGATGGTGAAATGTTAGCGCGTATCAAGCAACACCAACAACAAAGACCTGCTCATTGGTTGTTAATTGAATCATCTATTGAACTAGCCAAAGCGATTGAGCAGTTAGTAAAAAAACATAACAGCGAACACAAACATGGGATAACAATATTAGTTGATTGCCTTACTTTATGGTTAACAAATTGCTTATGTTCATCTGAAAAAGATTGTTTTCAACAAGAAAAACAAGCGTTACTTAAAACTTTATCTCATTATGCACAATCAAGTGAGGTGCATTTACTGCTTGTTAGTAATGAAGTTGGTCATGGCATTGTACCTATAGGAGAGCTTTCACGAAATTTTGTTGATCAAGCGGGTTGGTTACATCAAGAAATCGCCGTAATAGCTGAACGAGTCGATTTTATTATGGCAGGTATTCCTCTATCGCTTAAGCCAAAGGAGCACAAATGA
- the atpG gene encoding F0F1 ATP synthase subunit gamma — protein sequence MAVGKEIKTKIASVKNTQKITNAMEMVAASKMRKAQESMAASRPYATNIRNVIGHIALGNLEYRHPYMEEREVKRVGYIVVSTDRGLCGGLNINLFKQVLADAAKWQGQGAEVEFAVVGSKATSFFNNMGSKVTAQISGLGDNPSLTDLVGSVQVMLNAYNNGEIDKLFVVYNKFVNTMTQAPTVDQLLPLPKSDDVDMKHRWDYIYEPDANVLLDQLLVRYVESQVYQGVVENLACEQAARMVAMKAATDNAGDLIDDLQLVYNKARQASITQELGEIVAGAAAVG from the coding sequence ATGGCCGTTGGTAAAGAAATAAAAACCAAAATTGCGAGTGTGAAAAATACTCAAAAGATCACAAACGCTATGGAAATGGTTGCCGCTTCTAAAATGCGTAAAGCGCAAGAAAGCATGGCAGCTTCTCGTCCATATGCGACAAATATACGTAACGTGATCGGTCATATTGCGCTTGGTAACTTAGAATATCGCCATCCTTATATGGAAGAGCGTGAAGTTAAGCGTGTTGGCTATATTGTTGTATCAACAGACCGTGGTTTGTGTGGTGGTTTAAATATTAACTTATTTAAACAAGTACTAGCTGACGCTGCCAAATGGCAGGGTCAAGGAGCTGAAGTTGAATTTGCGGTTGTAGGCTCAAAAGCTACATCGTTTTTTAACAACATGGGCTCTAAAGTAACTGCACAAATATCTGGCTTAGGCGATAACCCGTCACTTACTGACTTAGTTGGTAGTGTTCAGGTTATGCTAAATGCTTATAATAACGGCGAAATTGATAAGCTATTCGTAGTGTATAACAAGTTTGTTAACACTATGACACAAGCACCAACAGTTGATCAGTTATTACCTTTACCTAAGTCTGACGATGTAGATATGAAGCATCGTTGGGATTACATATACGAACCTGATGCTAACGTATTGTTAGATCAACTATTAGTTCGTTATGTAGAGTCGCAAGTATACCAAGGCGTAGTTGAAAACTTAGCCTGTGAACAAGCTGCCCGTATGGTAGCCATGAAAGCCGCTACAGATAACGCTGGTGACTTGATTGATGATTTACAACTGGTATACAACAAAGCGCGTCAAGCATCGATTACTCAAGAATTGGGTGAAATCGTTGCAGGTGCAGCTGCGGTTGGTTAA
- a CDS encoding TonB-dependent receptor domain-containing protein, producing the protein MKAKTLFKKIQFKKTQLKKAQFKKTLTQIAVTSVLFSAASSSVANTVTEKSADIENIVVTANRTQQEQFLSLSATVVIGRAEIEAIQPQNVTELLNTVAGVTVANLGGAGQSSSVFMRGTNSNHTLVLVDGVRIGSATTGSTSFSSMSVALIERIEVVKGPRGALWGSDAIGGVIQIFTKKLNSKEGFVTAGIGSNGYWKTEAAIGLGDEDNSLTIAAALEESDGFNATEHAGQEDDDGYDRQSFSVNGQSKLSKEYTLDLVSHYEKGGSDYDSKSAGSDENEYENYSVKLGGAYNADKLAIETSFAKSQDQGGSFKSNTTPKVVSEITTKRDQFGLFAQYQLNDKTNLTGGFDWYKERVSNTSSDYEVNARKASAVFVQARHHEGQFLFEGAVRQDDIDGLDKEVTYNLSAGYQFNDDWLLSLSKGTGFKAPTFNDLYWPGSGNPLLKPEKVESSEILVRNQFNNGSVELSFYDTEIENLIAWAPNADGDWQPANVDLATAKGVDLTVSLQTGELSHLVAAAYVEAENKLTGKALLRRPKVTVTYTLGYQIGDFTTNIVFDFRGRSEDNKNTVTLQSELLTNISVGYQVSEDFSIVGKVNNLFDEEYRVAEDYLTDGVNFQLTGTYTF; encoded by the coding sequence ATGAAAGCAAAAACATTATTTAAGAAAATACAGTTTAAGAAAACACAGCTTAAGAAAGCACAGTTCAAGAAAACACTTACTCAAATTGCTGTAACGTCAGTATTATTTTCTGCAGCATCAAGTTCAGTCGCTAATACCGTTACTGAAAAAAGTGCTGACATAGAAAACATTGTTGTTACGGCAAATCGAACTCAACAAGAACAGTTTTTATCACTTTCAGCAACTGTGGTTATCGGTCGCGCTGAAATTGAAGCGATCCAACCGCAAAATGTTACTGAACTACTTAATACCGTGGCAGGGGTTACTGTTGCTAATTTAGGCGGGGCAGGTCAATCTTCTTCTGTATTTATGCGTGGTACTAATAGTAATCATACTCTGGTATTAGTTGATGGCGTTCGTATTGGCTCTGCAACAACAGGTAGCACGAGTTTCTCTTCAATGTCTGTTGCTTTAATTGAACGTATTGAAGTGGTAAAAGGCCCTCGAGGTGCGCTTTGGGGATCTGATGCTATTGGCGGTGTGATTCAAATTTTTACTAAAAAGCTTAATTCCAAAGAAGGGTTTGTTACTGCTGGTATCGGTAGTAATGGTTACTGGAAAACAGAAGCGGCTATCGGTCTTGGTGATGAAGATAATTCATTGACTATTGCTGCCGCTTTAGAAGAAAGTGATGGCTTTAACGCAACAGAACATGCTGGCCAAGAAGATGATGATGGTTATGATCGTCAATCTTTTAGTGTTAATGGTCAAAGTAAATTATCCAAAGAATATACCCTTGATTTAGTTTCTCATTATGAAAAAGGCGGTTCAGATTACGACAGTAAATCGGCTGGCTCAGATGAAAATGAATATGAAAATTATTCAGTTAAACTAGGTGGCGCTTATAACGCGGATAAACTTGCAATTGAAACCTCATTTGCTAAGTCGCAAGACCAAGGTGGTTCATTCAAAAGTAATACTACACCAAAAGTAGTTAGTGAAATCACCACGAAACGAGACCAATTTGGTTTGTTTGCCCAGTATCAATTAAATGATAAAACAAACCTTACAGGTGGTTTCGATTGGTATAAAGAGCGTGTTTCAAATACTAGCTCTGACTATGAGGTAAATGCGCGAAAAGCATCAGCTGTATTTGTTCAAGCTCGTCATCACGAAGGTCAATTTTTATTTGAAGGCGCGGTGCGTCAAGACGATATTGATGGCTTAGACAAAGAAGTTACTTACAACCTTTCAGCAGGTTATCAATTCAATGACGACTGGTTATTAAGTTTAAGTAAAGGTACGGGCTTTAAAGCGCCAACATTTAATGACTTATATTGGCCTGGTTCGGGTAATCCATTGTTAAAGCCTGAAAAAGTAGAGAGCTCAGAAATACTTGTGCGTAATCAATTTAATAATGGCAGTGTTGAGTTAAGTTTCTATGATACTGAAATAGAAAACCTAATTGCATGGGCACCCAATGCTGACGGTGATTGGCAGCCAGCTAATGTCGATCTTGCTACCGCTAAAGGTGTTGATTTAACGGTTTCATTACAAACGGGAGAGCTTTCTCATTTAGTCGCGGCGGCTTATGTAGAAGCAGAAAACAAGTTAACAGGTAAAGCATTATTGCGTCGTCCAAAAGTTACCGTAACCTATACTTTGGGTTATCAAATTGGTGATTTTACTACGAATATTGTCTTTGATTTTAGAGGTAGAAGTGAAGATAATAAAAACACCGTTACCTTGCAATCAGAACTTTTAACTAATATTTCAGTAGGTTACCAAGTGTCAGAGGACTTTTCTATTGTCGGTAAAGTCAATAACCTTTTTGACGAAGAATATAGGGTTGCTGAAGATTACCTGACTGACGGTGTTAACTTTCAATTAACAGGTACTTATACTTTTTAA
- the cobD gene encoding threonine-phosphate decarboxylase CobD — MALIHGGQLQRVAKQFNIAPENWLDLSTGIAPLSYPIPSIPEQLYQVLPQPNSALETAAKGYYNTNSLLITNGSQAIIKLLPTLWHEENKHSTTVYLPEQGYKEHALAWQTAGFIVCWYQDTLPEITEIKENSVLVVINPNNPTGQLYQKATLLSYQQKLAQSNGLFVIDEAFIDVIEPAQSMANISISNSDKNTLILRSFGKFFGLAGIRIGFLIGNDDWLARFSDHLGPWQVNGPAQFIAQKALEDKHWQRQQQQTLKTLSSQLQTLLTENLPMQQITTISGTALFQTVYFKAGRDDTSLENKNIDGKKSAENYYIALCKQGVYVRLTDDKCALRFGIPKAEDFERLANALANIKN, encoded by the coding sequence TTGGCTCTTATTCACGGTGGACAATTACAGCGAGTGGCGAAACAATTTAACATTGCCCCTGAAAACTGGTTAGATTTATCTACCGGTATAGCCCCACTTAGCTATCCTATTCCATCAATACCTGAACAGTTGTACCAAGTATTACCTCAACCCAATAGTGCGTTAGAAACTGCCGCCAAAGGTTATTACAACACTAACAGCTTACTAATCACTAACGGTAGCCAAGCGATAATAAAGCTCTTACCGACGTTATGGCATGAAGAAAATAAACATTCAACAACGGTTTATTTACCTGAGCAAGGCTATAAAGAACATGCCTTAGCGTGGCAAACAGCCGGTTTTATAGTGTGTTGGTATCAAGACACTTTACCTGAAATTACCGAGATTAAAGAAAATTCGGTGTTGGTGGTGATTAATCCAAATAATCCAACCGGACAGCTCTATCAAAAAGCAACGTTGCTCAGCTATCAACAAAAATTAGCGCAAAGTAATGGTTTATTCGTTATTGATGAAGCCTTTATTGACGTAATTGAGCCGGCGCAATCAATGGCTAATATAAGCATTAGCAACAGCGACAAAAACACCTTGATATTACGCTCATTTGGCAAGTTTTTTGGTTTAGCTGGAATTCGTATTGGTTTTTTAATCGGTAACGACGATTGGTTAGCAAGGTTTAGTGATCACCTTGGTCCTTGGCAAGTTAATGGCCCGGCACAGTTTATTGCGCAAAAAGCCCTAGAAGATAAACACTGGCAAAGGCAGCAACAACAAACCCTAAAAACGTTAAGCAGCCAGTTACAGACATTACTCACTGAAAATTTACCCATGCAACAAATAACGACAATATCTGGCACTGCTCTATTTCAAACGGTTTATTTTAAAGCAGGTAGAGACGATACAAGCCTTGAGAATAAAAACATTGATGGCAAAAAAAGTGCTGAAAATTACTATATTGCGTTATGCAAACAAGGGGTTTATGTAAGACTGACGGATGATAAGTGTGCATTGCGGTTTGGTATACCAAAAGCAGAAGATTTTGAACGACTCGCTAACGCTTTAGCGAATATAAAAAATTAA
- the cobT gene encoding nicotinate-nucleotide--dimethylbenzimidazole phosphoribosyltransferase, translating to MTFTIEPITHKFDNEIQAIIDGKTKPLGALGQLETTAKAIARVQVTQSEQLARLVIKKPALIIFAGDHGVAAEGVSIAPSEVTGQMVANFATGGAAISVFCRQLGWDLSVVDAGILHKPSPELNVIDQHLGNITQPLHLQAAMTVETVKEGFSKAKSLISKTKKNGCNLIAFGEMGIGNTTSSSAIMAAVMNISAVETVGKGTGVSDDVVKKKQQVVEQALKLHADKLSDPIQLLACLGGFEIVQITGAMLAAAEDNMHVVVDGFTCTAAAMVAIQINPAVKDYMIFAHCSGEQGHQKMLTWLTVEPLLSLELRLGEGTGAALALPLIQASVAFYNDMASFEQASVTKVV from the coding sequence ATGACATTTACAATTGAACCTATTACTCACAAATTTGATAATGAAATTCAAGCAATCATTGATGGTAAAACTAAGCCATTAGGTGCACTTGGCCAGCTCGAAACAACTGCGAAAGCAATAGCACGAGTACAAGTAACACAGTCTGAACAGCTTGCGCGATTAGTCATTAAAAAACCTGCTCTTATTATTTTCGCGGGTGACCATGGGGTGGCTGCGGAAGGGGTTTCTATAGCGCCAAGTGAAGTTACCGGTCAAATGGTTGCTAACTTTGCAACCGGTGGTGCAGCGATAAGTGTTTTTTGCCGTCAATTAGGTTGGGATTTGAGTGTCGTTGATGCAGGTATCTTGCATAAACCGTCCCCAGAATTAAATGTTATTGATCAACATCTAGGCAATATTACACAGCCTTTGCATTTGCAAGCCGCTATGACAGTAGAAACTGTGAAAGAAGGCTTTAGTAAAGCTAAATCGCTGATCAGTAAAACCAAGAAAAATGGCTGCAATTTAATTGCTTTTGGTGAGATGGGTATTGGCAATACGACATCGTCATCTGCAATCATGGCAGCTGTTATGAATATCTCTGCAGTAGAAACGGTCGGAAAGGGCACTGGCGTATCTGACGACGTTGTTAAAAAGAAACAGCAAGTAGTTGAACAAGCGCTTAAATTACATGCGGATAAATTATCAGATCCTATACAATTATTAGCGTGTTTAGGTGGCTTCGAAATAGTGCAAATTACAGGAGCAATGTTAGCTGCAGCAGAAGATAATATGCATGTAGTCGTTGATGGGTTCACTTGTACTGCCGCAGCAATGGTTGCCATACAAATAAACCCTGCAGTAAAAGACTATATGATATTTGCTCATTGCTCAGGTGAGCAAGGACATCAGAAAATGCTCACTTGGCTTACTGTAGAGCCTTTATTAAGCCTTGAATTACGTTTAGGTGAAGGTACAGGAGCAGCGTTAGCTTTACCGCTTATTCAAGCTTCTGTGGCTTTTTACAATGATATGGCTAGTTTTGAACAAGCCTCAGTAACAAAGGTAGTTTAG